TGGAGCACAGCAGGCACCGGCTATCCTGGACACGTGGTGGGCAGGTCACTGTGGCTCCCATGGTGAATCCTCCAACCCCACCCTGACCCTGTcagcctcctgcctgccccacaCCCGATCCCTTTGCGTGCCTCAAGCCCTTCTTCTGGGAATCAGCCATGGGACCCTTACACTCCCCATGCCTCCCCTTCCCCCTGGGACAATGCTCACACCAGGAAGATGAGGCAGAGGAGGATCAGAGTCTTCACTGCCGCTTCCCAGATGGCCAGCAGAACCACCCTTGCCACAGGCCCTGATCTCCCTGCAGGAAAGTGAGATAAGGATGGATTAACCTGCCCCAGCACAATCTTCTGCCCGTCTGCTCCCAGTGGGACTCTGGACATTGGGTCTCCAGGCCCTCCTCTGTTACTAGATGCAGGACCACCTGTGCCCGGGCCTCACCCCACCCCGCACTCTGACCTTCCAGAACTTGGGCAGAGGGCTTTGGGGCTGCATGCTCAGGGACCAGTGAGCTGAAGGGCACTGGAGGGTTGGGGTCCAGTGTGCAGCCCTTGGGCActgtcttgacgtgagtacagccatgtttggcggctccattgacctacatccaccagcacaaaaagaaatacaaagctgctttctgtgtggtggaaactggccttttccctagtactggcctttctcccatggagagagttgcaagttgtaacatttcaaggctcttggagcgtcgtagacCAGAATGGACTGggcatctgtgccgggctgagatgataaccaaagagaacaatgcacgtacacaactactgggctgggatgttagccagggggctcagtgcacgtacgccactgataacaattttgtgcatgggaacactagacgcttgctctgtaaactctgttactgcttatataaactgctggaaactgagacctggtgagagttccacctgtggaagggacaccttgcccaggacgtgtgatccttgcccagccgcgtcaatTGACAGGgttctcccggcagtggggcgtggatattgtgagtaattgatttgatgtgaagtaattgatttgatatgaagtaattgatttgatgtgttctcttttcggtcaacctggtgtttttctttccggttgatttgtgtcatttctcttcagccgatgtggatgttttccctttccagttgggctgatgtttttccctcttaatatttgacctattcagatctgtttgcagactatcgcctttactatcctctatataataaaatataccttcagtccatttgtttggagtggagagtgtcttttacatctccgatcgaatccccaaacctctcataacaggcaCTCACTCTGCAGGGCCAGGCTCAGAGAGAAGCGCTGGGAGCCCAGAGGGTTCTGATCTCGGCAGGTGAATTCTCCTTCGTCTCCGACGTGTACTCGAGGCAGCTCCAGCACCCCAGGGTTCGAGAGCTCTGAGGGGCTGAGGGTCAGTCTCCCCCAGGCCCAGCTGAGCCTGGCAGGTGGGTTGCTGTCAAGAGCACAGACCAGGAGCGAGGACTGGCTGTCCAGGACTGAAAGAGACGAGCCATCATCCAGGACTCTGGGTGCcggagaaaaagagacagagggtCAGAGAGACATCGAGATCCAGAGAAAGAGGAGGGATACAGATGGAGACCAGCTGAGAGGGACCAACTCAGACACATAGACAGAAACTGAAAGAGACCCAGACTCTAGGAGAGGGACTCAGAGACAGGGAGTGAGTAGGGGCCAGATCACTCCTCAGGCGCCATCTTTCTCTGTACTCGATGATATAGATTCATCTCTGTCCTGATGGGCTGTCTGGCTGGACTCAGGCCCCACAAGGCACAGAGGGAGGGTCCTGGGCTTTATAAGATGTCATACAAGTTGTCAGCCCTGCCCTGGATCCCTCGTCCCCTTCGCTCAGAACACAGATTGACCCTGAAAACCCTTTTCCTTCATTTCTGCTTTCACTTGGCACCAGTTTACTGATTTAACGAGGTGTCTCTGAGGGGGCTCACTCTTAGAAACTCACAGTCTGTGGGGAGCAGGGACCCGGGAACAGCTGCTCACACCACATGACACACGTGATGGTGATGACACTGGGCTGCAGGGGCTCTGAGGAGAGCAATGAAAATGAGACTGGCAGagccaggagggcttcctggaggaggcagcatgTGAAGTCCAGTGTGAGGGGTAAGAAGAGGCAGTAAGATGATGCTGAGTGGTGGAAGGGAATTGCAGGAAGGAGGAACAGAGAGTGCAAAGAGGACCAAGGCCTGCGCATGTCCAGGGAAAAGTGAATAGACCTGCAGGGTTGGAAGGAAAGGGGATGACGATGGGGGTGGCCCTTCAGAGACGAGGCCACAGGAGGAAAAGCGGGGAGTTGTTTTTATAAGCAGAACCAATAGAGCAGAGATTGCTAAATGTGACCACAGACATAAATAGATCCCTAAGCATTGTAACAATAACCGACCAGCAAGAAAAAGGTAATGGCACACTGAGTAAAGTGCTCACAACTCCTATGACAGAACAACAGGTAATTCCTCTCACTTGAAAAAAGTTTCCAAGCTTGAGTAATTAAAAGTCAAGTCATGCAGTAGAAGATGAGCAGAGACTATGAAGAGACAGTTCACAgaataaaagaaacacaaatgactCTTCATCAGATAAAATCACGCGCACCATCATGTATAACAAGAGGAATGTCAATTAAAACTACAGAGATTCCAGTGTTCACCTGATATGGTCAAAGACCTAAAAGTCTTATTTCTCCCTCTGGTTTGGTGAGGGTGGGAGAACTTCACCCATGGTTGGAGGGGATGTCAGCTTGTCCACCTTCGATGGAGAATAATTTAGCcatatttctcaaaaataaaggacaaggagaaaaggaacccctgtgcactggtggcggaaatgtaaattggtgcagccactgtgggaaatggtatggagcttcctcaaaaaattaaaaatataaataccacatggtccagctattccacttttgggtgtatattggaacaaaatgaaaacactaattcaaaaaagtATAAgcaccccatgttcactgcagcattagccacaatagccaagacttggaaacaacctaaatcgcattgacagatgaatggataaaggagatgtgctATATACATtgtggaatggaatactactcagtcataaaaaacaaTGCAGTCTTGTCAtgtgtgacagcatggatgaaacttgagggcattatgctaagtgaaataagtcagacagagaaagataaatactgaatGATCTCATTGatatgtgaaaactaaaaaagaaataaaagaggaagctcatggatacagagaacagattggtggtttccagaggcagggggtagggtgtacaagcttccagttataaaataaataagtcctggggatgtaatgtacagcatggtgattatagttaacaatactgtatcgcatatttgaaagttactaagagagtagatgttAAAAGTTCTCGTCACGAGGATAAAAAATTCTGTAGctatgtacagtgatggatgttaactagactaatTGTGGTGATAAATTCACAATGTATGCAAATGAATCATGATGTTCTACACTTGAAACTACTATACGTCAggtatcaattatacctcaataaaaaaattgaaagaacacAGGACCCAGCTCTTTAACATTTAGGAATTTATcccaaagaaacacacacacacacacacacacacacacacacacacacacaccaaaggaGACACGAgattgttcattgcagtgttTCCATTAGTAGAATAAAGTGAATGTCTTGGTTTTCCACTAGGAGAAGATGTGTACAGAATAAGAATCCATCCAGGCGACGGAATATTGCACAGTCACAGAGAAGAATGAGGATAGTCTGTACTACTGATGTCACAGGACCCCTGAGACTCTTTAGGTGAACAAGCCAAGGCTTGGAGCAGCCTATGGACACTGGTCACTTCACAGGAGGGGACAGGGCATCTGAGGACAGACTCTGCAGTGCATTTTGAATTTTTGGCCGTGTGAATATATGACCTGTTCAAAAGTACTTAAATAAGCAATTgttagggaaaataaaaagacGAGGCTGGAGGAGTTGTCAGGGGACAGACTATAAGGGACGTTGAAAGGAAGGCTCTGATGTGAATGTTGTCCTGTTCTCCTTATGGAGCCAAGGGTGGTGGAGAAGTCGGAGATGAGTGAGGGGCCGCTGGGGACAGCTGCTCACAGTGGCCATGGGGGCTGAGGATGAGAGGGAACACTGGGTTCACCCACAAGGGGGTCTTTGGTCATTGAAGTGAGTCCAGGGTGAGGCAGGgacccggccccaccctgagctgAAAGAGGACCTACTCCCTACAGCCCAGGAGGGATCGCCTCCTACCTGTGCTGTTTCCTTGGATGAGAGTTACAGTCAAGTTCTGTGGAGAGTCTGGGACGGAAAGACATGAATCTTTATCAGCGGTGAGGGCTGGGTGGACATGGGTCCTTGTCCCCAGAAACTGCATAAATGTGGGAAGGGTGGAGGTGGGCATCCTCCTGAGTCCCTCCCAGCCTAGAGTCTGAGGCCCAACATCCAGTATCAGAGACCCTGACAACTCCGTCCCCACTGCCCTCAGCACCCCATCAGAGACCAAGATGTCCTGGCCCAGCAGTCACAGGACATGTTGAGGTGGATGGTTCTCATTGTGGACACTCCAGCCCCAGGAAAGGTCACCTGACAGGTGAGGTTGGTGCCATGGTCCTGGAGCCATGGGGTGAGGGTGAGCACCGAGGAGAGGTGGgtcctggggcccagggaggtgaGGGCATCTGATGTCCAGGAGAAAATGGGGAGCATGCCCCACTCACAGGCCCAGGGCACAGAGAAGTTCAGGTTCCTGTGGTTGCCAGACTCCAGGGTCCCCGGGATAAAGATGAGGGGTATGTGGGTCAGGGCTGGTGAGGTGAGGAGGAGACATGGGGATCAGGACGGACAGTCCTAGGTGTGGCCCTGAGAGAAACCTCACGCTTTGCTTCAGCTGCTCCCTCTGAGCCCTGACACACTGACTCTCCAACCCTCTCCCAGGAGTGGGGTcccatcccagccctgccccaggacCCACATGTCCTTCCCTGTGAGCCCCGTGTCCTGGAGCCCACTCTTTACCCGTGACATGCACAGAGAAAAAGTTAgatttataattccattttgttCTTCCTCTCTCCACCCGAAAAAAGTATGAACCATTGGCTCTCCTCCTGGCGTCGCTGATGTCCAGAGAGCAGTCATTGGTCCGGGGGTCACCCAGGAGGTAGAATCGGCCCTGGGTCTCCTCCTGCACTTTATGATCTGGGTTGTTTGTGGCCACAGGAGCAACCTGCTGTGGATTTGCCCCTTCCCGGAACCAGTATCCATGAGCTGGGGTAGAGTCATTCCAGCCATACCGTGGGTAGACGACAGTGCAGGGCACTCAGACACACAGGCCCCCCTGCGCCATCACTGACTCCTGTACTTGCAGCCTGAACATTCCACTCTGTGCCAGGGTCAGCAGCAGCTCCTGCCCCATCTGccccctctcccctcagcccactcacctgcccacagcaggggcagcagcagtggcagcatGTCTGAAATGGAAAGTTCTGGGCGTTTGTCTCGTGTctcaaaagagaaggagaaggcaagtGGGAGGGGAGTTGCCGGAAGACACATGGGAAGCTGCAGAGGAGCACGTGACCTTGGTCATTCACAGATGAGGGACTGCAGACCAGAGCTCGCCCCCTCTCTACACACCCCACTGTTCAGAGACCCTGAGTCCACCCCAGAGAGGAGCAGACAAGGAGCAGACCCCATGTTCTGTGCCCGTCTCAAAGTTTCCCTCCAGCACTGGAGCCTGGACCAGGACCTCTGAGGACATCTGAGGAGTGGGACATGGTGAGTCTCTAAGGGCCTCCCCTCTGGGGTGCTTTTCTGAGCCCTGTTGTCTACACCAGGGAGCTGGTCATCTCCTGCTGACCCAGGAGGGTCACAGACTCATCTAGACCTCCAATGGATGGTCCTGCCAGTTATAGGTTTCTTTAGGGTCTGTATGAGTGTctggggcagaggaaatgaaggggATCCTAGGTGTGGTGAGGGCAGCAgccaaccattcattcattcattctccaaaCACTTAGTCAGCATTCATGTGTTGGGGAGGTGGAGACACGAAGGGAGATGACCCACCTGGTCCATGCCCATGAGATGTTCCCCACCCAGTGGAGTCACTTCCTCCCCAAACACTCAGTGTTGTTGAGCTTTAGAGCTGCAGTCACTGATGAATTTGCTGTGTGTCCTGGAAGAACACATGGCATTGTCTAAAATATAATTATGGGATTTTTTTTGACATCTGGTCAAAATAAACCCCCCCCCAAACCAAATAACAACTCTTTTCAAGTGTACTACTTGAAACTCTATTCCGTGAAACAAGAACTTCCCAATTccctccacctcccagcccccagcaaTCACTGTCCCAttttctgtctctaggaatttgaCTAATTTAGATGCTTCATATAggggaatcatatagtatttgccttttttgtgactggtttattgcACTTACCACAATGTCCTCAAGCTTCACCTACGTGGCAGCACATCTtagaattctttcctttttaatgctgaataacaTTATGGCAGGTGTACAttacattgtgtttatccatccattcactgagggatgcttgggttgcttccaccttttggctattgtgaacattGGTGCTGTGAgtatgggtgtgcaaatatctctgagTCCCTGCTCTcgattcttttggataaatgcctagaagtggaatttctgggtcatacagtaattctatttttaactttttgaggaaccaccactgtcttatcttccttcacttttttttttccctccctcatCTGTTGTCGTCCTCTTACACTGACTGTACATGTTAACATCTCCCGTCTGGACCTCTCTCCTGCTCTCTAGACATTCATATCCTGCTCTCTAGCTGACGTCCCCAGTTGGCTATCAAGTGGCTTCTCTGAATGATCAGCACCCTTCAAAATCCTACTCTCTGTCATCCTCTATGGAACACAGctgcatccttccagttgctcagagGAAAGATTTCGGCACCATCCttgctcctctttttccccctctTACCACATTCATCAGAAATTTCAGTCAGCTTGACTTTCAAAATGTTTCTCAAATATAACCTCCCCACCTACACAATGTCCTGATCCACGGTGCCACccatggttgtacatccttctagcttctctatgtgggacgccgcctcagcatggcttgatgagccatgaataggtctgcacccaggatctgaaccagcaaacccccggTCACCAAATTGGAGAGTGCAAACTtaaaccgctgcgccactgggctggcccctgaaaagcgggtgtttgtttttataaactCAAAGTGGGAAAAGCAGAAGCCACATAGAACAGATTGATAAATGTGACCACAGACATAAATAGATCCCTAATCATTGTAACAATTACTTAGAAAATAATCCATAACTATGTGTGGTGGCGGACGTTAACTAGACTAATtgcggtgatcatttcacaatatacacaaacaTCAAATTATTTTGTCATACACGGGAAACTAACTgtgttatatgtgaattatacctcaataaaaaaatagaaggagCACATGAAACAGCTCTTTagcttttaggaatttatcccaaaggcatacacacaaacacacacacacacacacacacacacacacaagtgagcAAGTAGATACAAGATTATTCATTGCAGTGTTTCTCTTAGTAGAATAAAATTAATACAATGATTTTTCCATTAGTAGAATATGCATATAAAATCAGAATCCGTTAAGGCCATAGAATACTGCACAGTCACAGAGCAGAATGAGAACAGTCTGTGCTACTGACATCAAATGACTCCTGAGATCCTTTAGGTAAACAAACCAGAGCTCAGAGCAGCCTATGGACACTGGTCACTTCCCAGGAGGGGACTGGGCATCTGAGGACAGACTCTGCTGTGCACTGTGAACTTTCGACCATGTGACTATATTACCTGTTCAAAAGTACTTAAATAAACAATTattagggaaaataaaaagacaaggttGGAGGAGTCGTCAGAAGATGGGTGATAAGGGGCCTTGAGAGGTGGGCTCTGCCCTGTGAATGTTGTTCTGTTCTCCTTGTGGAGCTGAGGGGGCATGGAAGAGTCTGAAGGGAGTGAGGGACCAAAGGGGACAGCTGCTCACAGAGGCCATGGGGGCTGAGGATGGGAGGGTGTACTGGTTTCACCCACAAGGGTTCTCTGGTCACTGGGGTGAGTCCAGGGTGAGGCAGGGAACCGGCTCTGCCCTGAATTGGAAGAGGCCCTTCTCTCTAAAGCCCAGGAGGGGTCTCCTTCCTACCTGCACTGTTTCCTTGGAAGACAGTTACGGTCAAGTTCTGTGTAGAGTCTGGGACAGAAAGACAATGTGGACCTGCCTCAGTGGTGACGGCTGGGTGGACGTGGGCCTCTGTCCCCAGGAGCTGCATAAATGTGGGAAGGATGCAGGTGGGCATCTTCCTGACGCCACTCCCAGCCCTATTTCTGAGGTCCAGCAACAATATCTAAGACCCTGACACCAACATCCCCACTGTCCTCAGGACCCTATCGGGTACCCTGGTGTCCTGGCAGCACTCACAGGACACATTGAGGTTGATGGTATTCATCCTGATCACTCCAGCCCCAGGAAGGTCACTCGACAGGTGAGGTTTGTGCCATGGTCCTGGGGCCGTGGGTTGAGGGTGAGCACTAAAGAGAAGCGGGTCCTGGGGCCCAGGGTGGTGAGAGCTGATGTCATCCAGAAGACAGGGGTGTGACCCACTCATAGGCCCAGGACACAGAGCAGGTCAAGTTCCTGTGGTGGCCAGACTGAGATGAGGG
This genomic window from Diceros bicornis minor isolate mBicDic1 chromosome 34, mDicBic1.mat.cur, whole genome shotgun sequence contains:
- the LOC131397675 gene encoding LOW QUALITY PROTEIN: sialic acid-binding Ig-like lectin 13 (The sequence of the model RefSeq protein was modified relative to this genomic sequence to represent the inferred CDS: substituted 1 base at 1 genomic stop codon), with the translated sequence MLPLLLPLLWAGALAQSGMFRLQVQESVMAQGGLCVXVPCTVVYPRYGWNDSTPAHGYWFREGANPQQVAPVATNNPDHKVQEETQGRFYLLGDPRTNDCSLDISDARRRANGSYFFRVERGRTKWNYKSNFFSVHVTALTHIPLIFIPGTLESGNHRNLNFSVPWACEWGMLPIFSWTSDALTSLGPRTHLSSVLTLTPWLQDHGTNLTCQVTFPGAGVSTMRTIHLNMSYSPQNLTVTLIQGNSTGRRVLDDGSSLSVLDSQSSLLVCALDSNPPARLSWAWGRLTLSPSELSNPGVLELPRVHVGDEGEFTCRDQNPLGSQRFSLSLALQRRSGPVARVVLLAIWEAAVKTLILLCLIFLV